The Magnetococcus marinus MC-1 genome contains the following window.
ACGGGAAGAGTTGAGGATCGCGCGAATAAAAGAGCGCCCCATATTGCCCCATTCCGGGCCCTTCTGGCTGAATAAGCCGATGTTACTCCACACCTTCCGTTTGGCGTATTTGCCCTCAGTGATGACATATTCTACCTTGAGGAAAACAGCCCCAGTGTCGGCATTACGCGTAGCATACCCACCTGTCCAACCCCGGTTGGGGTCATCATAACCGCCTGGCTTGATGGTCATGCGCACCGGCGCAATGGTCCCTTTGGGAATCAGGTCAAAACTTTGCTGACTCTCAGCGTTGTTGAAATCGTTCCAGTTGTTATCCATGATGGTCATGCTCCTGTGTTCATTGCCATGTCGACGGGGGCGCCGGTGGCGGGGGCGGCTTCGGTCACTTTCTCAGGGCGGGCGAAGCTAAGCCTTTCCGCTGCCGGTTTGCCGGGTTGATGTATTTTCTCCATGAGGCGACCCAGATGGGGCTCCTCCACCATGGTGAGGCGACCACTTCTGTCTTTAGCCGGGTATCCCCATGGATTGAGTGTCTGGCAGATGAAGGCTCGATAAGACGGACCCTCCTCGGGTTTGACCTCCACCATGCTGATCACCTGATCTACAATACCGGGCAGTTCCAGACCGGTTTTTGATCCTTCAATCTGCGGGGTGTAGTAACGCCGATTGAAGTCGTCGGTCTTCTCATCAAGGATGCCGACGAACCAGACGTTCTTGCCCCGGGTATGCTGGAGGTGGGTGATCCAGGCGATCATCTCCTGGCCGTGCAGCCCGTAAGCGCCCCGCAAATCTGGTTTTCCGGTTTTCTCCGAGAACGCCTGGGGCTGTCCCTTGCACCATTGGAAGCAGAGCCGCCCAGCCACGGTGATGCTGTCCACGAAAATGCTCTGGTACTTGGCCATGACCCCGGGGTCGCCATACTTCTGTAAAACAGCGTTGTAGTGCGCCTGACTGTAGTGCTGATCATCCCTCAGCGCAGGGTTGGGGCCGCCAATGAACACTGCAAAGTTGCGGCACTCGTCCCAGGTGCGTGGGCGGATGGTATCCCCGGGCCACCCCTCCACGGCCAGGTCGCCGGCCTCCAGGTCGAAGAACAGGGTGGAACTCGGATCGACGGACCATAGCAGCGAGGTCTTGCCGATGCCGCTGGGGCCCAGAATTACCCCCTTGATGCCCCGTTGCTCCGCCATGCGCTGGTCGGCGCTAATGATGGGGAGGCCGCTCATGCCGCGATCTCCTGCTCATCCTTCACCGACAGTTTGAAGGTGGGCTTGCCAGCCTTGACGGTGCGTGCCCCTTCAAAAGCGCTGCGAATCTGGGAAGGCCAGGCTTTGAACTTGGATTCCGGCACTTTATAATCAACATCCATGTATTCTTGAGGGTCTTCACCCGCCTTGCGGATCCGGTCAAACAAATCTGAAAGGCGCTTTTGATCCCAATGCGGGCGTTTTGGAAGCTCTGCCGTTACCTGCACATCGCCGTCAATAAAGCGCACCGTGCCAAAGTCCTTACCAGCCTCTTTGCGCAGAAGATCAGCTTTATCTGCGTAACGACGTGAGATGACGCCTTCTAGAAACTCCTTGGTCAACTTGGCCGACTCCACAGCTTTTGCCGCCTGTTGTTGCAGATTGGCCAACTGTTCAGGAGAGAGTTCTGCCAGTTCGCCTATGGGCATGCTGTGTAACTCACTCAAAGTGGGATTCATCTTTGTGTTCATGACTGTTTTCTCCTTCTTTTCTTCTTTGGGTTCGGGCTTCCACCGTGGAAGCACCATGTGCTGTAAAAACTGCTCTTGAATTCGGCCAAGGGCTCGTGCATGGTCTAAATCCAGAACCTCACAAACGAATCGAAAACTACCTGGCTCTTTGGATTGACTGAGAAACCACCGCCGCAAATGCCTCACATCCATTCGAAACAGGTGGTCGTTCCAAAGCTTTGGCTTCTTCTTCCCTTTTTCCAGAAGCTTGGTGGTGTCGCTGATGGCTTGAGCCAATACCGCACGCCAAAGATCAATTTCCGCTTCCATGGCCCTGTCCCCCCGTTTGTGTGGTGTGTTTTTTGTGACGCACCCCCTTATCTGATATATACTCAGCTCTTGTTGAAATCGTCCCACGAGGCCGCGTTTTTTTTGGAAAACCAAACTGACAGAACGAGCGTCTCAGGTCGGCAATATGCCGATATAATGTGGTTTTACTGCACCCCATCTTTTTTGAAAGCACGTGGGTACCGTAATAGGGAAGCAGATTGCACAGACGCTTCTGCATATCGGGTAGGCGCTGATAGTGATGGTGAAAATCGAGGCGAAGCTCTACCGCATCTGGACCCTCGAGGCTTCCCACATGACCGATAGCCCCTTCACGATCCAGATCGGTCAGGGTCTCCCACGAGAGTGAGTCATCACCTGGGAATCGGTGAGGGGCAGATGCCTTGTTCACCATGGTTGCGCAGCGGTTTTGTATCACCTTGTTCAGGAATGTCCGTTTGGTGCTGAGATCGGCATCAAAATTTGATTCACTCAGATGAGATGCGATTGCCAGTTCCTGCTCGACATCTTCTGCGTCCCAAGCTCTGAAGCAGGGCATCTCTGCCAATTGATTGGCCTTGTAGCGGATCAGCTTGATCGCTTGCGGATCCAGGCCGTTGTAGCTGTTGTTGGATAACATGGTCGCCTCCGTTTCTGCGTTGTTGTTGGAGACAATTATCCCGTGTTGGAAACGGTTTTTTGAGGTCACTTGAAATTTTTGCGAGACAGATGCAGTTTTTCGCCCTCTATTTTTCAATGCCTTATAAAGCACAGTGAGACACTTTAAAAAATGGTGAGACAGTTGGGTGTATTCATCCCCAAAATCAGAGGGTGGAAAAGCGGATAAAAAAAACTCAGACCAACTGGCCTGAGCATAGGGGGGGTGATTTGATTGTAGATGAGGTTCAGCGGGACTGCGGTGCTCTAATCAGGACCATATGAGGGTTGATTCGGTATCCCTGTTGGCCTCGCCGGTTTTTGAGGTTTTCAATGATACTGTCCTGCATGATAGGTAGACCCAGCTGTTTTCGGATCAGCTCCATCATCATTTTGCGTAGACGATTGAGATAGCGCCGTACCGTAACGGCATCAACCACCTCATCGGCATTCTCACTCTGAAACGCATCAGTAAGTTTGTCAGCCGTGATGATCTGATGCTCGTCAGCTGGTTTGTTCCCCATCACATCTTTGAGAAACTGCCGCCAGAGGATGCCAAAGATCTTCAACTGGGCTGTAGCTTTGGCCCCCGTAGCTTCGATACCATTGATCAAGATCTGCTCACCATTGAACGCCACCTGAAACTGGACATCAGAGTCGACCTGTTCGGGGGGATGATGATAAAGGGGTGTAATCACTTTGTTGTAGATCGGCACCGAGGTATGCGTCAACACAGGTGGCTGCGCATGCAAGGCATCACGCATCAATGAGGCAAGGTCCTGATCCCCTCGTATCAACTGTGATAGTGATGTCTTGATCAACCAGGGCTCTTCAAGAAGCCGCAGCTCAGCATTGCGGTCATGCAGAGCAACCACCACCGTCGGCGTTGAGGCCACATAGTCCCGTGAGAGGTACTTGGGATGCTCACACACCTCAACCACGCAGACAATCACCTCGCCATCGGCATGGTCACATCGATAGACTCCGTCCGTCAGGGCACGCATGGAGCCGATGGCCTCAATCTCTTCTTGCAGAAAGGAGAGTGCCCCCTCCTGATCCACCCGATAGCACAGCTCCTGAAAGGTCTGTTTCTCGTCATACTCAGGATAGACCGGATGATTGCACTCCGGGCAGCGGTAATCATCTGCCCCCTCATCCAGGCTATCCACCAAGCGGACTCTGCCACTACATAGATGATTTGGCGGGGGGTAGTCACGATCCTCAGGATTGGAACAGAGGACGTAGGTGTAAAGATCTGATGTGATCACCCCCATCTCTTCCAACTTGGCCACTTCCAATAAAAGCGCGTCCGATGGGCGATCCACACTCCAGCCGCTTTCAAGCATCAGCATCTTCATGATCTGTGCTTCTTCTCAATGGAGACCATGTGGAAGCCAAAACGTGAAGAGAGCAGCTTTTCAAAAGCGACCCGTTCACGGATGGACAGGTGCTGATCCGAATAGCGCACAGTGAACATGTCATCACACCCCAGAATCGATTCAAACTGCATCCGCACCCGTTTACCCTGATAGAGCACCTGGATGTAGTCAATATTATCAAAGGGGGTAAAGACATTTCCGAACACATGTTGAAGATGCGCTACAGGGCGGCTGATGGATTTGTCATCCCGCAGGCGCAGCTTTCCCTCCCCTTTGAAGGGAGAGGCTTGCAGTTGAAGCTCAACCAATGACAGCCCATAGGGGGTGCCCCTTACCAACTGCTCAAAAAAGCGTTTGATCTGGCTTACCTCGTCGCCCAGCCTCAAGTTCTCATATTTACAACCTTGTCTGAAATAGGCGGTCGCGATCCTATTGGCGATCTCAAGGGGAACAGAAGGACTGGAGGATGATATCCTTACTCCACGGGCGTTGGCTTCAAAATCCAGGATGATCCATTCTGGATGAAAGCCGTGGACAATGCCCACCTTCTGCACAATCTTGCTTGGCTTTTCAGCACGGCGGATGAACAGCATGGGGCGGCCATCCTCTACCAGCATGCCCTTGAAGTCACAAGTACGCTGATCATCCTTCTTGAGGTCGTATTCAGTCAGAATCTCACAGATACGCTCTGGCTGCAGAAACCCTTCAAACGGCATATCATGCTTACAATCCGTTGGACCAGACAACTGCATACAGGCAAAGCCACTTTTCTGCAGTTTATCCAGTAGGAACAAATCCTTAAGCCCATTGGGATTCTGGCTAAATAGCGCAAACAGCAGCGATTTGGTGTCATACGTGGTATCGTTGATCTGGCAGTCACGAAGGGTTCGCTGATCTAACGTCGCCATGGCATACTCGGTAATGGCCACCTTAGATTTGCGGTAGGCAAAGTGATCAACTAGCCGGTAAGGGGATAACACCTCACCCAGAGCCTTCAGCGCCTCTCGACGATCAGGTAACGAGTCCCTGGTGATGGTATGGGTGCAGCGACACAGCATGGCAAGTTGACGCCCAGTTAGTTTGTCCACCCACTCCGCCATGGACCGTTCAGATTCCAATTCGGGAAGCAAATGCTGCAGACCGATCTCCAGCTCATCATCCCAAAACTCTACTTTAGGCGCAGCCGCCCGCTCAAGCACTTCCTCTATGGTGCCCATGGACCTCTCCTATCTCTGCTTTTATTATTGTTTAATGAACACTAAACCTCGCAAACAAAAAATATATGTGTGCCCTATCGCAGCTTCAGCAACCCCATATCAACGAGGCGAATCTGCATCGCCAAACCGGATACCTGAAACACTTCGGCCAGATCCCTGGCCAGATCAACCACTAACCCCTCCTCTGACGCTTCACCAGCCTCATCAAAGCGGCTCTGCATATTGTAGAGCTCTTCCGATGCGTCATAGGGATCATGGGTACCAAACACCTCTTCCCATGAACGGATCACATCCTTCTTGGGCATCAGCAGATAGCCAGCAAAACAATCCGCCTGCCACTCCATGGGATCCTTCTTGGATTTCGAACGGCATAAAATGGTCTGCCCATCCTCACCAAAACTCAGGTGGCGATGCAACTGCCAGTGACCCAGTTCATGGGCCAGAGTGAAACGGTAGCGCCCCTCCACAGATGGATCCTCTGTTGGATCCAACATCTCATTGATCACCACACGACGCTCATTCACCCAAGTCGCACCCAGCACCCCCTTTTTATTAAGCAGGGCATCAAGATCGTCAAACTCCAAAGCCAACCCCAACAAGGATTCCAGGATTTCCTCTACAGGCACAGGCGGAGCCTCTTCCATTCCAAACTTGTAATGGTAGCTCATAAGCAGCTCATTGGCTGCCGCCTCAATATCCGCCTTATGAAGATAGGGAACCCTCATCCTACTCCTCGCTTGGATCCAGGCATCGCTCTGCACGAAGCTTATCTGTTAACGCCTCTATCTCTTTTCGGCCAAGATTCAGATCTCGTGCAGTCCTTAAAAAGTCTGCCATCGCTCTGGGCTGATCACGAATAATACCCGACAGGTCAGGATCTACCTTCCCGGCCATTGCCAGGAGCTCATCAGAATTAACCTCCAGAAGCTCCGCCATCTTTTTGATTTTATCCGGTGCAGGCGGATCAAATTCACCATTCTCCACCTTGCTCATAAAGGTGGCGCTGATTCCAGCGGCTTCTGCAAACTTGCGTAAGGAGTAAGCGGGGTCTCGCTTTTTCTTCTCCTCACGCATGCTTCTAATGAACATTCCGAACTGCGGGTTGCCTGGCATGTAACTTCTCCCAATGCACTTCAATGTGCTTTCGTTTAGTTGATGGTAAACATCGCGACTATCTGCTGTCAATCACAAAGTGAAAATTGCCCAGGCATGGGACGATTGCAGATTTTTCGGAGTATATATGAGAAAGGGGCTTTGATCGTCCCCACCTGAATATTCCGGGAGATAAAGCATGAGGGGCATCCATCCAGACCTCCTAACAGCGGAAGAACGGTAAGCGCCCATTTCTCCCCATCAACTACCCTGTCGGTTCAGCAGCAGATTTCAAATTCCACGGGAGCAACAGGTCGAACTCATCCACGGTTTGCGCTGTGGCGAGGCCCTCAAAGACCTTTGTAAAATACTCGAAGGGCTCCCAACCATTGGCTTTGGCCGTTTCGATCAAACTGTAGAGGTTTGCCGAGGCCCTTGCACCTCGAACAGAGTTGCTGAAGAGCCAATTTTTCCTGCCAATCACAAAGGGGCGAATGGCATTCTCGGCTCTATTGTTGTCAATTTCCAGGCGTCCATCATCCAAATATCGAATCAGAGAGGACCACTGATTGGTCAGATATCCCATCGCTTCGCCGAGTTTGCTTTTCGGTAACACCCCTGCTCGATTATCTTCCAGCCAGGTTTTTAACTCATCGATAATGGGGCGGGAACGCTCCTGGCGCACCTTGTAACGTCGCTCTGGAGTAGCCTCTTCCTCACGCAGATCTTTTTCCACTGCGTACAGTTTCCGGATCAGCGACAGTGCCTGCCCAGCCTTGCCCATCTTGCCTTTTTTGGATTTTCCCAACGCTTTGATCGCCTCGTCAAATTGACGACGGGCATGCGCAAAACACCCCATCAGGATCACATCTTCCTGCGCACCCACACCCAGATAACCTGCATACCCATCCGTTTGCAGCCAGCCTTTATAGCCCGCCAACAGCCGTTTCGGAACCTCGGCACCGCGTGTGGGATCGTAATCAAACAAAATCACCGGACTACCCGGAGGACCACCTCGCTGTACCCACATATAGGAGTTACTGGCTGCAACTTTATCTTTTTCCTTAAGCACTTGAACCGTTGTTTCATCCATCTGCAGGATATCGTAATCCAGCATCTTGTCCCGCATCAGATTGATCAACGGCTGCACCAGTTGGCCGCACTGGATCATCCAATTGGCCAGCGTGGTTCGACAGACAGCAATCCCTGCACGGGTCAGAATGGAGCCCTGTCGATAGAGCGGTAACCCATCGGCATACTTGGATACCGCCACATGGGCCAATAGAGCAGCTGTAGCCAACGCCTTGGGAATGGGACGTTTGGGTGCAGGGGCCGTCTTCACGCCCTGTTTGCAATGAGGACAGCCATATTTGATCTGGATGTGCCGCAACACCTGCACCTTGGCCGGAATAATATCCAGTTGCTCGCTGGTCTCACGGCCAATCTCGACCAAATGGTGACCATCCAGGCCACAAACCAATGCCGACTCAGGCAGCTCATGAAGGATATCTACCCGAGGCAACCACTCTGGTAACGGCTTGCGTCCTTTGGACTTCGCTTTGCGGCTATGGGCAGGAACCTGGATCTCTTCGGCATCCTCTTCAGGTTCCTCGGCAGCCGTCACTTCTGCCTCATCGAACAGACCCAACTGGCGGGGATCGCTCTTCTCACTGGAACGCCCAAACCGCTTGGCAATGAGAATATTCAGCTTCTCCCTCAGAAGCTGGGCTTCATGCTCCATACGCTTGCTTTTGTCCTGTAAAAAGACATTTTCAGCCTGCAAGGAAAGTATTATTTCCCGCAAAGCGGCAGGGTCATCAGGGAGTGTCTTTGGTAGCGTTTTCATACCCGGAATTATACCAAAAAAACCACCTTAACTCTCTATACAATCGAAGAAAAATGCAGTTTATTGTGGCCCTTCATTGCCGCTAGGTTGTAGCCATCAAGTAGCCAATTCAGCTGCCGCCCCGTGATCTGGATTTCGGCGGTACCTCCCTGACGCAACCAGTGAAATCGGTCCTTTTCCAGCCGCTTTTGCCACAGACAGAACCCATTCTGTTCCCAATAAAGGATTTTCACCTTGTCCAATGATCGATTGCGAAACACGAACAGAGCCTCATCAAAGGGATTCAATTCCAGTTCTGCCTCCACCAATGCAGCCAGTCCGTTGATCCCCTTCCTGAAATCCACCGGCTCCAAACAGAGATGGACGACAGAAATATCCGGCGATGGGCGCATCATCACAAGGCTGCCACAGATCGCAGGACAGAGAGCAAGCTCTCGCCACCATTCCCTGACCACTCCACCGTCATACCATTTGGGAACTGAATCCGGCAGACCCCTGCTGGAGACGTCGAACTCAATTCCAATCGCTGAAAACGTCGCTTGCCCGATCCTGACTCTTCTAGAAACCCCATTTGCGTCAGCTTGCGCTTCCAAAAGTACAACGATGGAAGGCTCAGACCATTGGCTTCGGCATACCCCTTAATGGTACCAGCTTCCAAACGGCAAGTATGCAAATGAGCAAGCCAGTACTGCTGCTTCTCGCTCAACCCAGATCCGTCGATTGATTTGTCCGTCATTTTAGCCTCCTGAAAATTTGTATCTCAGAAAGCTTGACACACCTTCAAAACAAACTGAATCCTGGGGAGAAATGGACGCTTACGGAAGAACGCTTGGACGAAATCGCAGAAATTTTAGCCAACGGCGTACTGCGTTTCTTGGAGAAAAGAAACAGTCGCACATCCTTGAATAAACAGCAGAAACCTCTGGACTCCGTTTCCGAACAGAGCGTATATGGTGACCAAAGCATCCCACAAAAACAAGGAGATGAACACCATGACCAGTGACGTTTTGAAGCGGGTGGCTGCGCTGCCTGAGAAGTCCACCGATGAGCTCAAGGAGATGTGGCAGAACCTCTGTAAGAGCAGTGCCCCACCTTATAACCGCACCTATCTGATCCGGGGGTTGGCTTACCGCATCCAGGAGCTGGCTTGGGGCGGACTGTCCGAAACTACCAAGGCCAAACTGGAGGCACTGGCTGCTGAAGAGAAGACCATGGACCGAACCCCCAACCCCATACGCAATGACGGCCTGCCGGTGGCTGGCACACGGTTGGTAAGAGAGTGGAAGGGAGTCGAACACAGCTGCACGGTGCTGGATGACGGCTTTGAATACCAGGGGCGCAAGTTCAAGAGCCTCTCCGCAGCGGCCCGGGCCGTTACTGGCACCCGGTGGAACGGGAAAATTTTCTGGCTTGGAGGTAAGAAATGAAGAATAAACCAACCAAAAAGATCCGCTGCGCCATCTACACCCGCAAGAGCACAGAAGAAGGATTAGAGCAGCAATTCAATAGTTTGGACGCCCAACGCGAAAGCTGCGAGAGCTATATTATTTCCCAGAAAGCAGAGGGTTGGACACTGGTTCCTGACCATTATTCAGATGGCGGATTTTCTGGTGGGAACATGAACCGCCCTGCCCTCAATCAGCTTTTAAACGACATCAAAGCTGGCCGCATTGACTGTGTTTGCGTGTATAAAATAGATAGGCTTTCCCGTTCCTTGGTAGATTTCACCAAGATGGTGGAGCTCTTCGATCAGCACAACGTCACCTTCGTCTCCATCACCCAGAGCTTCAATACCACAACTTCCATGGGGCGGCTCACCCTCAACGTGTTGCTCTCGTTTGCGCAGTTCGAGCGAGAGGTGGCATCCGAGCGGATCCGGGACAAACTGGCGGCTTCCCGTAAAAAGGGCATGTGGATGGGTGGCCACCCTCCCCTGGGCTATGACGTTGAGAACCGCAAACTGGTGATCAATCAGAAGGAGGCGGATCTGGTCCGTCACATCTACGACCGATTCGCCAAAACTGGGTCCACTACCCTGTTGGTAAAAGAGCTTGCTGAACAGGGCCTGCACACCAAGTCCTATACCGCAAAAACAGGGCGGGTCCGTGAAGGCAAGCCTATCGATAAGGGCTATCTCTACCGCATCTTGGGCAACCTCACCTACCTGGGAGAAGTGGTCACCAAAGGGGAGACCTACCCCGGTGAGCACGATCCTATTATCACCCTGCGCCAATGGGAGAAAGCGCAATCAGTATTGAACCAGAACAAGCGGCCCCGCTCAACCAAAACACGCGCCGACACCCCCTTCCCCCTCAAGGGCATCATTACTTGTGAACATTGTGGTCGGGCCATGACCACCACCTACACCCGCAAGAAGGGGAAGATGTACCGCTACTATACCTGCACCACTGCCATCAAGAAAAGCTACGATGCCTGTCCCATGGGCAACATCGCGGCCGGTGAGATCGAGGAACTGGTGCTGTGCCATATCGAGAACATGATCCGCTCACCGGAGTTGGTCGCCAAAACTTGGCAAACTGCCAACGACACCGCAGAGTCCAATTGCACTGAGAATAGCATCATCACTACCCTTCAAAACCTAGAGCCGGTATGGGAGGAGCTCTTCCCTCTTGAACAGGCTAGGCTGCTCCAGCTGCTGGTTAGGAAGGTGATGCTCTCCAATGAACAGCTTCAGGTGCACCTCCGGGTGGAAGGGCTCACCAGTTTGGTAGATGAACTCAACACACAGGAGGCCGCATAATGGACATGAAACTCACCGACGACAAGAAGACCATCATCATTACCATGCCCATCGACCTGAAACGCAGAGGTTCACGTCGGCAGATCATCATCCCCGACGGGGTGAAGCTACCTTTCCTCAAGCCCAAGCAAGATGAAGCGATGGTTCGTGCCCTGGCTCGGGCCTTCAAATGGCAAAAAGAGATTGAGACTGGCAAGGTACGCTCTGCCAAAGAGCTAGCCTCTCGTGAAAAAATCGATTCTGCCTTCATGAACAAAACCATTCGACTGACTCAGTTGGCCCCCGATATCGTGGAAGCCATTACAGAAGGCCGTCAGCCAAAATCACTGGCCCTTTCGGATCTTATGCGTGGCTTCTCCGATGAATGGCCACAGCAGCGTGAGGCTTTGGGCTTCCCCCAACCCAAAGGATAGAAAAACAACTGGCTACAAAGGGCGTTATTGTACACCCGTTTTCTCTTCATTGACCCTGCCTTACCCTCTACTGCACCATAGCTCTCTCATAAAAAACACTCCAAAAAAAGGAGGAAGCTATGCAGACCAACCCAGCCATGATGGCCAACGCCCTGGACGCCATTGACCAGCAATCACCTTTCTACCCTCCCCAAAAAAAGCCCAAAGAGCCCTGGCCCGGCTAATGATTCTTTAACAGACTCTGTTATTTAGCGTCCCTCACCTACAATACAAAACTGACCCACGACGTATATTATGGACTCTCTCCGCTCAAACCGCTAAGATTTAGTAACACGCATCTGCATGTAGCTGCTAATGGCGGGGATAGCTGTGAAATCAACTAATCAGTCAGATAAAACGATCAAAGGGCTACCCAAAAATCCCAGGCAGTCTGCATACATTTATATTATCCAGCTTCTGTTTATTTTCTTGCTTTTTTCTTTCTTCAGCTTTTCGGGCCTGGAGTTAATGTCAGGCTTACGCGGTTTGGTGAAGGCTGAAGGCACGTGGTCTAAGAATCAAAAATCTGCTGTCATTCAACTGATCAGTTATTCTGCTACAGGAGACGCTCTGGATTACGAGAAGTTTCAACAAGCACTAATTCCAATTATGTATATGAGAAAAGCGAGAAATGCGTTACAGGAAAGTCCACCAAACTTTGAAATTGCTTCCCATAACCTTAAAGCTTCAGGAGTTCACTCGAATGATATTCGCACTATGAGCTTGATTATTGTTCACCTTAGCTGGCTAGAACATATAAAAGAGGCAATCCGTATTTGGGAGCTAGGTGATAAAGAGATTTTCAAGCTGCAGGATTTAGCAGAAAAAATTCAATACACTCACAATATAAACGGAAAAAACACTGTTTCACCAAACATATTAAAACAAATAAAACTGATAGATAATAACGCAACCAAGCTTGAAAACAATTTCTCACTTGTTCTTGGTGAATTAGGTCGACTTGCAAAAAGCCTATTAAATACACTATTTGCTACGAGCTTCATCTTTTCTTCTCTAATAAGCATTTCTTTATTTAAAATAGTTTATTCAAAATTTAGCAAAGCAGCCATTGCCCAAGAAAAGTTAAACAGAGAAATACTGATCGAAAAAGAATCTCAGATAATAGCAGCAGAAATTTTAAACAAAGAAAAAAGTCTGTTCATTGCAAATATAAGCCATGAGATTCGTACTCCCTTGAATGCGATAATTGGACTAGGTGAACTTCTTCAAGAAGAGATAACAGATTTTGAACATAAACGACAATTAAACATACTGACAAGCGCTGGAGATAATCTTCTATTATTAATAAATGATATTCTTCACCTATCTAAAATTGAATCAGGCAGCATGTTAATTGAAGAAAATATATTTTCATTACAAAATTTGTTAAACAATACAGTGGGAATGTTCGAGCAGGGAGCTTCTAAGAAGGGCTTATATCTAAAAGTCGAGGTGAAAAACGCCTTGCCATCATTTGTGAAAGGCGACATTCACAGGCTTAGACAGGTTTTATTCAATTTGCTAGGCAATGCGGTTAAGTTTACTTCCTGTGGTGGAGTGACTTTAACGGTATCGGCGCTTGAAAATGATCGGCTAAGCTTTTCTGTAAGTGATACGGGTATTGGCATACCATCATCTTTGCAAGAAAAGATCTTTCTTCCATTTCAACAAGCAGACTCTTCTATCACTAGAAAATTCGGCGGCACAGGTTTAGGACTAGCTATCACTCAGAGCTTGATCGTTCAAATGCAAGGAAATCTTTCTGTTGAAAGCCATGAAGGAACCGGTAGCACCTTTACTTTTGATTTGCCATTACCGGAAACAGATCCTCCGCAGAATCACTTATTAAATAGTTCCTCAGATAATTCAATAGCTAGCCCTGCAGTAGATAGACGGCAATGGGAACGACAAAAAATCTGTGCTGATTCGACAGCAAACAAGCCAGCTAAACGAATTCTTCTCGTAGATGATTCTGAGGATAATCG
Protein-coding sequences here:
- a CDS encoding recombinase family protein, translated to MKNKPTKKIRCAIYTRKSTEEGLEQQFNSLDAQRESCESYIISQKAEGWTLVPDHYSDGGFSGGNMNRPALNQLLNDIKAGRIDCVCVYKIDRLSRSLVDFTKMVELFDQHNVTFVSITQSFNTTTSMGRLTLNVLLSFAQFEREVASERIRDKLAASRKKGMWMGGHPPLGYDVENRKLVINQKEADLVRHIYDRFAKTGSTTLLVKELAEQGLHTKSYTAKTGRVREGKPIDKGYLYRILGNLTYLGEVVTKGETYPGEHDPIITLRQWEKAQSVLNQNKRPRSTKTRADTPFPLKGIITCEHCGRAMTTTYTRKKGKMYRYYTCTTAIKKSYDACPMGNIAAGEIEELVLCHIENMIRSPELVAKTWQTANDTAESNCTENSIITTLQNLEPVWEELFPLEQARLLQLLVRKVMLSNEQLQVHLRVEGLTSLVDELNTQEAA
- a CDS encoding ATP-binding protein — translated: MAGIAVKSTNQSDKTIKGLPKNPRQSAYIYIIQLLFIFLLFSFFSFSGLELMSGLRGLVKAEGTWSKNQKSAVIQLISYSATGDALDYEKFQQALIPIMYMRKARNALQESPPNFEIASHNLKASGVHSNDIRTMSLIIVHLSWLEHIKEAIRIWELGDKEIFKLQDLAEKIQYTHNINGKNTVSPNILKQIKLIDNNATKLENNFSLVLGELGRLAKSLLNTLFATSFIFSSLISISLFKIVYSKFSKAAIAQEKLNREILIEKESQIIAAEILNKEKSLFIANISHEIRTPLNAIIGLGELLQEEITDFEHKRQLNILTSAGDNLLLLINDILHLSKIESGSMLIEENIFSLQNLLNNTVGMFEQGASKKGLYLKVEVKNALPSFVKGDIHRLRQVLFNLLGNAVKFTSCGGVTLTVSALENDRLSFSVSDTGIGIPSSLQEKIFLPFQQADSSITRKFGGTGLGLAITQSLIVQMQGNLSVESHEGTGSTFTFDLPLPETDPPQNHLLNSSSDNSIASPAVDRRQWERQKICADSTANKPAKRILLVDDSEDNRSLIQAYLRRYPHALTTAENGKEALTLVKEKHFDIIFMDIQMPVMDGLSATRAIRAWELTQQSNRNVPIIALTAHVMLEDEKKSIDAGCNFHLTKPIKKARLIDIIDNHAL